A genomic region of Oryza glaberrima chromosome 1, OglaRS2, whole genome shotgun sequence contains the following coding sequences:
- the LOC127769707 gene encoding UPF0481 protein At3g47200-like: protein MVSIGPYHRKEKHLQAMEEHKWRYLRDFLSRGLVNETADHRMRRYTDMIRRLEPEVRECYFESTDLDSNEFVAMLLLDASFIIEFFVKWFSSEDDPLFSVSWSLPLLLNDMLMLENQIPFFVIERLYDISTFDPDRPEDAQPKPSLIGIITDYLRGIEDAEVRHDRENVHHMLHLYHCCFVQPLELPRNANEEGGNANNIGNPFLFLPKMIPCATQLREFGVHIKKNKHARSMFDISFRNGTLEIPRVAIEEMTRSRYMNLIAFEQCHDNGKYLTSYAVFMAYLINTAQDAILLQRYDVIDNKLANEEEAAKFFSQLHACSYINYDEHYLAPVFRDINTYCRRWWPKRRARLRHDYFASPWAVISFLAALIFMGFSIFKIVVMILSVFFHFHERK, encoded by the coding sequence ATGGTATCTATCGGTCCATATCATCGAAAAGAGAAGCATCTCCAAGCTATGGAAGAGCACAAATGGCGCTACTTGAGAGATTTCCTCTCCCGGGGATTGGTGAACGAAACTGCCGATCATCGTATGAGGAGGTACACGGACATGATAAGGAGATTGGAGCCTGAAGTTCGTGAGTGCTACTTTGAGAGCACTGACCTGGACTCGAACGAGTTCGTGGCAATGCTTCTTCTCGATGCATCTTTCATCATCGAGTTCTTCGTGAAATGGTTTAGCAGCGAGGACGACCCACTGTTTTCGGTCAGCTGGAGCTTGCCTCTCCTCTTGAATGACATGCTGATGCTCGAGAACCAAATACCTTTCTTCGTGATAGAAAGATTGTATGATATCTCTACATTTGATCCAGATCGTCCAGAAGACGCTCAACCAAAGCCTTCTCTCATTGGGATCATCACGGATTACTTACGAGGGATTGAAGATGCAGAAGTGCGGCACGACCGAGAAAATGTGCATCACATGCTCCATCTCTATCACTGTTGCTTTGTTCAGCCACTCGAACTGCCAAGAAATGCAAACGAAGAAGGTGGAAATGCGAATAATATTGGTAATCCCTTCCTGTTCTTGCCCAAGATGATCCCATGCGCAACACAGCTCCGCGAATTTGGTGTTCACATAAAAAAGAACAAGCATGCAAGGAGCATGTTTGATATCTCCTTCCGGAACGGCACACTCGAAATCCCTCGCGTCGCCATTGAGGAGATGACAAGGTCCAGGTACATGAATCTCATTGCATTCGAGCAGTGCCATGACAACGGCAAGTATCTGACCAGCTATGCGGTCTTCATGGCTTACCTCATCAACACTGCTCAAGATGCTATCCTCCTGCAGCGCTACGATGTCATCGACAACAAGCTAGCAAatgaggaggaggccgccaagTTCTTCAGCCAGCTCCATGCCTGTTCCTACATTAACTATGACGAGCATTACCTGGCCCCTGTGTTCAGAGACATCAATACATATTGCCGGCGATGGTGGCCCAAGCGGAGAGCCAGGCTACGCCACGACTACTTCGCCAGCCCATGGGCAGTTATCTCGTTCTTGGCAGCACTGATCTTTATGGGCTTCTCAATCTTTAAGATAGTCGTCATGATTTTGAGTGTCTTCTTTCATTTCCACGAAAGAAAGTGA